Genomic segment of Ewingella sp. CoE-038-23:
CGCACCGTGGTATTCCACGACACCAGCGCCGATGAATATTTCAAAGTGGGATCAACCATCAAGACCGATCGCACCATCGAACTGGAAGGCACCACCTTCCCTTACATTACAATTGAAGTCTCTTCTCAATCTCACCCGTACTACACAGGTAAGCAAAAGGACTTCTCCAAAGAAGGCAGCACCGCGCGCTTCAACCAGCGTTTTGGCAGCTTCCTTGGCAAAAAGAAGTAACAGGTTAGGAGTCAGTCATGCAGGTTTTAAGTTCACTTCGCTCTGCGAAAAACCGCCATCCAGACTGTCGCGTGGTGCGTCGCAAGGGCCGAGTTTATGTGATTTGCAAAACCAATCCGCGATTTAAAGCGGTACAAGGTAAGAAGAAAAAACGCTAAAACGCGACGCTTTGCGCCAACACCTTAATAAAAAAGCCCCGCCGCTTGCCCGGACGGGGCTTTTTCTTTTTTACAGAAATGATGAATCCCTTTCCGCATCAACGGCGGAAAGGGTTAGTGCTTACTTCATGCTGGCGACGATAGTCTCAACATTATGTTTAAAGGCTTTCTCATAGGTGGTCGCCGGACCTTTCGGACCAGACAACGCCTCTGGATAGAGTTCGCCGCCGGCCTGAGCCCCGGTCGCTGCAGCAATTTGCTTCACTAAGCGAGGATCAGTTTGGTTCTCGATAAAGTAGGTTTTCACCTTCTCTTCTTTGATCTGCTTAATCAGCGAGGCAACGCCGCTGGCGCTGGCTTCAGCTTCGGTTGAGAAGCCTACCGGCGCCATAAAGGTGACGTGATATTCGCGGCCGAAATAGCCGAAAGCATCGTGGCTGGTCAGAACCTTACGCTTCTCTTGCGGGACGTTGGCGAATTCGGATTTCGCCCACTCATCGAGCTTTTTCAGCTGTTCGATATAAGCGCCACCCCGTTTGCGGAAATAGTCTGCATCTTCAGGGTCCGCGGCAATCAAGGCGTTCATAACGTTGGTGGCATAAATCACGCCGTTCGCCATGCTGTTCCAGGCGTGCGGGTCAGTGATCTCTTTACCATCATCAACCATCTGGCTGGATTTCACGCCTTCGGAGGCGGTCACCACTTTGCCTTTATAACCTGATGCGGAAACCAGACGGTCGATCCACCCTTCCAGACCCAAGCCGCTGACGAACACGACATCTGAGGCATTGATCTCTTTGCTGTCTTGCGGCGAAGGTTCGAAGCTGTGCGGGTCGCCATCCGGGCCAACCAGGCTATTCACTTTCACGTGATCGCCACCAACCTGGTGAACGATATCCCCCAAAATTGAAAAACTGGCCACGGCGGTGACGGTTTTCGCCATAGCCAGTGGGCTCGACAGCAGGGCAGCTACTGCCAGAGCAACAGGTAAACGTTTCATCATTTCTCCTTTCTTGTGGTACTGCTTAACGGCGCGAGGCGGTCAACATGCCGCCGCGCGTTCCAAATAAAACTGAAATAAAGAATATGGCACTGGCGCTAAGCACGATGGCCGGACCAGCAGGCAGCGAGGCGTAATATGACCACTCAAGGCCAACAATGCTGCTGATCACCCCAATCACCATGGCGCTTAAAATGGTGTGTGGCAGGTCTCGCGCCCAGAAGCGCGCACTCGCCGCAGGCAACATCATCAGGCCGACGGACATCAGCGTGCCGAGGATTTGGAACCCCGCGACCAGATTAACCACCACCAGTGCCAAGAATATCCCGTGGATCGCCGCCAGCCATTTGCCTGCGCTAACGCGCAAGAACAGTGAGTCAAATGACTCAATCACCAGCGCGCGATACACCGCGGCCAGCACTAAGACGGATACGGAGGTGATAATACCGACCATGACGATCGACGGAGAATCAATGGCCAAAATCGAGCCAAACAGCACGTGTAGAAGATCGACACTTGAGCCGCGCAGGGAGACTAGCGTGACGCCCAAGGCGAGCGATCCCAAATAGAAACCGGCAAAGCTGGCATCTTCTTTTAACTGCGTTCGGCGGCTCACCAAGCCTGATAGCATGGCGACGGCCAAACCCGCGATAAAACCGCCGACGCCCATGGCGACCAGCGACATGCCGGAAATCAGATAGCCAATAGCCGCACCGGGCAAAACGGCGTGGGATAAGGCGTCGCCCACCAGACTCATCCGGCGCAGTAACAGAAAAACGCCGAGCGGCGTGGCGCTGATGGAGAGCGCCAAACAGGCAATCAGCGCGCGGCGCATAAAACCAAATTCAATAAAAGGATCGGCAATTAGGTGGAATAACATCATCAAGCAGTAACCCCAGCGGCAAGGGTAAAGGTGTCGTTGGAGACACAGGCGTGGGTCGGATTGGGGAAATGGCTCAGGACGTGATCGGTGGTCCCCCAAATATTACGCTGTGCGCTGAGGTATAAAACGTGCGGAAAATGGCGCGCAACCATGGAAATATCGTGCAGCACGGCAATCACCGTACGCCCTTCCTGGTGCCACTGGGCAATCACCTTCAACAGCAGCTCGGTGGTTTGGCTGTCGATGCCGGTGAAAGGCTCATCGAGCATGATCAGCGGGGCTTGTTGGATCAGCAATCGAGCGAATAAAGTGCGTTGCAGCTGGCCGCCAGACAACTCGCCAACCAGCAAGTGCGCCATGGATGTCATTCCCACGGTTTCCAGCGCCTGTTCCACCCGTTCGCCGGAGCGACGATTAATTCCGCCAAACAGGCCACTTTGCGGCCAGCAGCCCATCGCCACCAGATCAAACACGCTAATAGGGAATGCGCGATCCAGCTCTGCCTGCTGCGGTAAATAAGCCAAGCGCGGGCGGGAAGCAGGCTTGCCTGCCTCATTAAAA
This window contains:
- a CDS encoding type B 50S ribosomal protein L31 codes for the protein MKPGIHPAYRTVVFHDTSADEYFKVGSTIKTDRTIELEGTTFPYITIEVSSQSHPYYTGKQKDFSKEGSTARFNQRFGSFLGKKK
- the ykgO gene encoding type B 50S ribosomal protein L36, which produces MQVLSSLRSAKNRHPDCRVVRRKGRVYVICKTNPRFKAVQGKKKKR
- a CDS encoding metal ABC transporter substrate-binding protein — encoded protein: MKRLPVALAVAALLSSPLAMAKTVTAVASFSILGDIVHQVGGDHVKVNSLVGPDGDPHSFEPSPQDSKEINASDVVFVSGLGLEGWIDRLVSASGYKGKVVTASEGVKSSQMVDDGKEITDPHAWNSMANGVIYATNVMNALIAADPEDADYFRKRGGAYIEQLKKLDEWAKSEFANVPQEKRKVLTSHDAFGYFGREYHVTFMAPVGFSTEAEASASGVASLIKQIKEEKVKTYFIENQTDPRLVKQIAAATGAQAGGELYPEALSGPKGPATTYEKAFKHNVETIVASMK
- a CDS encoding metal ABC transporter permease, producing MMLFHLIADPFIEFGFMRRALIACLALSISATPLGVFLLLRRMSLVGDALSHAVLPGAAIGYLISGMSLVAMGVGGFIAGLAVAMLSGLVSRRTQLKEDASFAGFYLGSLALGVTLVSLRGSSVDLLHVLFGSILAIDSPSIVMVGIITSVSVLVLAAVYRALVIESFDSLFLRVSAGKWLAAIHGIFLALVVVNLVAGFQILGTLMSVGLMMLPAASARFWARDLPHTILSAMVIGVISSIVGLEWSYYASLPAGPAIVLSASAIFFISVLFGTRGGMLTASRR
- a CDS encoding metal ABC transporter ATP-binding protein — its product is MISVSQLKVGYDRRAVAMPIEGNFSEGSLTAVIGANGAGKSTFLKTLAGLQPAISGNLSFNEAGKPASRPRLAYLPQQAELDRAFPISVFDLVAMGCWPQSGLFGGINRRSGERVEQALETVGMTSMAHLLVGELSGGQLQRTLFARLLIQQAPLIMLDEPFTGIDSQTTELLLKVIAQWHQEGRTVIAVLHDISMVARHFPHVLYLSAQRNIWGTTDHVLSHFPNPTHACVSNDTFTLAAGVTA